From Paraflavitalea devenefica, the proteins below share one genomic window:
- a CDS encoding RagB/SusD family nutrient uptake outer membrane protein, protein MKNILKIVGLPALLISVLPACHKVDVPITTEITPDVFPLDSTQFSSVAGPVYVAFRGNYSLDYWFMQNLSTDMAILPARGGNWYDNKNYLDLHYHSWTKDHPWTQSCWAWLSKIIGVANQSISILQQNMTAGTYKTQTLAEMRGMRAIAYFMMMDLYGNVPLYTEYGDFSARPKAPREEVFDFIETELKAILPDLSTTVGVSTYGRPTRYMAQALLAKMYLNAPQYIGNTRYNECIAACDDIISSNKYALEARSTYLSMFYPNNGPAFKEFIFAIPYDAAATSGSYLGVNGYMYYARYDLPRSTRTKYNLPFVPSSAQSTLPVYYANFNDPNDIRNKQWLTGLQYLADGVTPLTVTTTKKGYDQFYTGTDGGDAYTYQVDLTPDVVLRQNPSLFDCGNDEIAWNMGYRNIKFYPDATSATRNQNNDVPVLRYSDIVLMKAEAILRGGTPTLSQTALSLVNQLRAERSTSAAWSTVTLDSIYAERCREFAWETWHRNDMIRFGKYEGSWGFKTNNEVYRRIFPIPTNAMTLNTSLTPNDGYQ, encoded by the coding sequence ATGAAGAATATACTTAAAATAGTTGGTCTGCCGGCTTTATTGATCAGTGTGTTGCCGGCCTGTCATAAAGTGGATGTTCCCATTACTACTGAAATTACACCGGATGTATTCCCACTGGATTCTACCCAGTTTTCGTCCGTAGCAGGCCCGGTATATGTAGCTTTCCGGGGCAACTATTCCCTCGACTACTGGTTTATGCAAAACCTTTCCACCGATATGGCTATCCTGCCTGCGCGTGGTGGTAACTGGTATGATAATAAGAACTACCTCGACCTGCATTACCATAGCTGGACCAAGGACCACCCCTGGACACAAAGTTGCTGGGCCTGGTTGTCCAAAATTATCGGCGTGGCCAATCAGTCTATCTCCATCTTGCAGCAGAACATGACTGCCGGTACCTACAAAACGCAAACCCTGGCCGAAATGCGGGGTATGCGGGCGATCGCCTATTTCATGATGATGGACCTCTATGGCAACGTGCCCCTGTACACAGAGTATGGTGACTTCTCTGCCAGGCCCAAAGCGCCCCGTGAAGAAGTGTTCGACTTTATTGAAACGGAACTTAAAGCCATATTGCCCGATCTGAGTACTACCGTTGGTGTGTCTACCTATGGCCGGCCTACCCGTTATATGGCGCAGGCGCTCCTGGCCAAAATGTACCTGAATGCGCCGCAATATATCGGAAACACCCGGTACAATGAATGTATCGCTGCCTGCGATGATATCATTAGCAGCAACAAATATGCGTTGGAAGCACGCAGCACCTACCTCAGCATGTTCTATCCCAACAATGGTCCTGCCTTCAAGGAATTTATTTTTGCTATTCCCTATGATGCAGCAGCCACCAGTGGTAGCTACCTCGGCGTAAACGGGTATATGTACTATGCGCGGTATGACCTGCCACGCTCTACCCGTACTAAATATAACCTGCCCTTTGTGCCCAGCTCTGCGCAAAGCACGCTGCCCGTGTATTATGCCAATTTCAATGACCCCAATGATATACGCAATAAGCAATGGCTGACCGGCTTGCAATACCTGGCTGATGGGGTAACGCCGTTGACGGTAACTACCACCAAAAAAGGATACGATCAGTTTTATACCGGTACTGATGGCGGCGATGCCTATACCTACCAGGTAGATCTTACCCCGGATGTTGTTTTACGCCAGAATCCTTCCCTGTTTGATTGCGGCAATGATGAAATAGCCTGGAACATGGGTTATCGAAACATCAAATTCTATCCGGATGCTACGTCTGCCACCCGCAACCAGAACAACGATGTACCTGTTTTGCGCTATTCTGACATTGTACTGATGAAAGCGGAAGCCATCCTGCGCGGTGGAACACCTACACTGAGCCAGACAGCCCTTTCCCTGGTGAACCAGTTGCGGGCAGAGCGTTCCACATCCGCTGCCTGGTCGACTGTAACACTGGACAGTATATATGCCGAACGTTGCCGGGAATTTGCCTGGGAAACCTGGCACCGGAATGATATGATCCGCTTTGGAAAATATGAAGGCTCCTGGGGCTTTAAAACCAACAATGAAGTATACAGAAGGATATTCCCGATCCCGACGAATGCTATGACATTGAATACAAGCCTCACGCCAAACGATGGATATCAATAG
- a CDS encoding acyltransferase family protein, producing MKHTGTPTRLQSLDALRGFDMCWIISGEFIVHAWAKADDNPVIGWMSSQLHHSDWNGFTFYDMIFPLFIFIAGVSMPYSFAQQLAKAGGDRGVAKKNIYRALLKRTLILILLGMVVNGLLQWKGYEYTRFASVLGRIALSCFFAACIFLNYHLRGQVIWCLALLMGYWAAMLLIPVPGFGAGVLTPEGNLAAWVDRMWLPGKLHRKVYDPEGLLSTIPAIASALLGIFTGQFLRWQSMQWTPRRKAGALIVAGVALLLLGKWWDIVFPINKIIWTSSFVLYAGGWSLLLLALFYGLIDVAGFKKWSLPFTWIGLNSILIYMAVHGIINFESTAQFLFGGWIKQAPEAWQPVWLWTGVALIQLALLYFLYRKKWFLKV from the coding sequence ATGAAGCATACCGGTACACCAACAAGGCTGCAATCGCTGGATGCCCTGCGTGGCTTTGATATGTGCTGGATCATCAGTGGTGAATTCATCGTGCACGCCTGGGCCAAAGCAGATGATAACCCCGTAATAGGGTGGATGAGCAGCCAGTTGCACCATTCAGACTGGAACGGTTTCACCTTTTATGACATGATCTTTCCCCTGTTCATCTTTATAGCAGGTGTCTCCATGCCTTATTCTTTTGCCCAGCAGTTGGCAAAAGCAGGGGGCGACAGGGGAGTGGCTAAAAAGAATATCTATAGAGCGCTCCTTAAACGTACCCTAATATTGATATTACTTGGCATGGTGGTAAATGGCTTGCTGCAATGGAAAGGATATGAATACACCCGCTTTGCCAGCGTATTGGGCAGGATTGCTTTGTCCTGCTTCTTTGCTGCCTGTATCTTTTTAAACTACCACTTGCGCGGGCAGGTCATCTGGTGCCTGGCTTTATTGATGGGTTATTGGGCTGCTATGTTATTGATCCCTGTGCCGGGTTTTGGCGCCGGAGTGTTGACGCCTGAAGGCAATCTCGCCGCCTGGGTAGACAGGATGTGGCTGCCCGGTAAACTGCACCGTAAAGTATATGATCCCGAAGGATTACTGTCTACCATACCAGCCATTGCTTCAGCGCTCCTGGGTATTTTTACCGGGCAGTTCCTGCGCTGGCAATCGATGCAATGGACGCCACGTCGCAAGGCGGGAGCCTTGATAGTCGCCGGCGTGGCGCTGTTGCTGCTGGGAAAATGGTGGGATATTGTTTTCCCGATCAATAAAATTATATGGACATCTTCTTTTGTGCTGTATGCCGGTGGATGGAGCCTGCTGTTGTTGGCGCTGTTTTATGGGTTGATTGATGTGGCAGGGTTTAAAAAGTGGAGCCTGCCCTTTACCTGGATTGGTCTTAATTCCATACTTATTTACATGGCCGTGCATGGCATCATTAATTTTGAATCTACGGCACAGTTTCTGTTCGGTGGATGGATCAAACAGGCACCGGAGGCATGGCAGCCGGTATGGTTATGGACCGGCGTAGCGCTTATACAACTGGCTTTATTGTATTTTTTATACAGGAAGAAATGGTTCCTGAAAGTGTGA
- a CDS encoding alpha-N-acetylglucosaminidase has product MTRKNILIACISLLFLQQVQAQLNIPAARALVQRVVPGKADQFIIEPLTPAAGKDVFELDYDFHQGKNVLRGNNGVAIAAALYFYLNEYCHAQVTWNGVNLALPAILPIVDTPVHRATPYEYRYYLNYCTFNYSMSWWDWPRWEKEIDWMALHGINMPLAITGEEYTWYLVYKEMGFSDADLKDFFSGPAYFSWFWMGNLDAWGGPLPLDWMKRHFELQKKILQRQRALGMKPVLPAFTGHVPPAFKKKFPRAKLKATNWTNGFADTYILDAQDSLFAEIGKRFLQMQTKLLGTDHLYSADTFNENEPPSDEPEFLGRLSARVYEGMRQADTAAVWVMQGWLFYSDRKFWKAPQIEALLKAVPNDKMILLDLATEIEPVWKRTQAFYGKPWIWNMLHNFGGNTNLFGRIEGVAKGPAEALQDAASGNMKGIGLTMEGIEQTPVLYELMMHHTWRKEPIDLDQWLPQYLHNRYGVLDPHALNAWQVLRNTVYNGKLIRDGAESILQARPTFDSLTRWTKTTLNYNAKDLLPAWDALLQAAEACKNSDGFQYDLVDVTRQVLANYALPLQRQWVAAYRNKDLVKFKQLSNQFITLMDDLDKLLTTRKDFLLGPWIADARRWGTTKTEKALYEKNARDLITLWGDANSPLHEYACRQWSGLISDFYKPRWQQFFAKVEQALAAGKDINVEAFQREIAAWEWKWVNKRKDYALKPVGDPIVIARQIHRKYRDIIGQAHQDR; this is encoded by the coding sequence ATGACCCGGAAGAATATTCTTATTGCATGCATCAGCCTCCTGTTCCTGCAGCAGGTACAGGCCCAGTTAAACATACCCGCCGCCCGTGCATTGGTGCAGCGTGTAGTACCCGGTAAGGCCGACCAGTTTATCATTGAGCCATTAACCCCGGCAGCAGGTAAGGATGTTTTTGAGCTGGACTACGACTTCCACCAGGGAAAAAATGTTTTACGGGGCAACAACGGCGTGGCAATAGCCGCCGCCTTATACTTCTACCTCAATGAATATTGCCATGCGCAGGTTACCTGGAATGGCGTTAACCTGGCGCTGCCTGCAATATTGCCCATAGTTGATACCCCTGTACACAGGGCTACTCCCTATGAATACCGGTACTACCTCAATTACTGCACCTTCAATTACAGCATGAGCTGGTGGGACTGGCCCCGCTGGGAAAAAGAGATTGACTGGATGGCCCTGCATGGCATCAACATGCCCCTGGCCATTACCGGGGAGGAATATACCTGGTACCTCGTTTATAAAGAGATGGGTTTTAGTGATGCTGATCTGAAGGACTTCTTTTCCGGCCCCGCTTACTTTTCCTGGTTCTGGATGGGCAACCTCGATGCCTGGGGAGGGCCACTGCCGCTGGACTGGATGAAACGTCATTTTGAGCTACAGAAAAAGATACTGCAACGGCAAAGGGCGCTTGGCATGAAACCGGTATTGCCTGCTTTTACCGGCCATGTGCCACCTGCTTTTAAAAAGAAATTCCCCCGGGCCAAACTCAAAGCCACCAATTGGACCAATGGTTTTGCCGATACCTATATCCTCGATGCACAGGACTCTTTATTTGCAGAGATCGGCAAACGTTTCCTGCAAATGCAAACGAAGTTGCTGGGTACCGATCACCTGTACTCAGCCGACACCTTCAATGAGAATGAGCCGCCCTCCGATGAACCGGAATTCCTGGGCCGGCTGAGTGCAAGGGTATATGAAGGCATGCGCCAGGCCGATACCGCTGCTGTATGGGTGATGCAGGGCTGGCTGTTTTACAGCGACCGAAAATTCTGGAAAGCACCGCAAATAGAGGCCTTGCTCAAGGCGGTGCCCAATGATAAAATGATCCTGCTGGACCTGGCCACGGAAATAGAGCCCGTATGGAAGAGAACGCAGGCTTTTTATGGCAAGCCCTGGATATGGAACATGCTGCACAATTTCGGTGGCAATACCAACCTGTTCGGCAGGATAGAAGGAGTAGCGAAGGGGCCGGCGGAAGCGTTGCAGGATGCCGCCAGTGGCAACATGAAAGGCATTGGCCTTACCATGGAAGGCATTGAACAAACACCGGTATTGTATGAGCTGATGATGCACCATACCTGGCGGAAGGAACCCATTGACCTTGACCAATGGCTGCCGCAATACCTCCATAACCGTTATGGCGTATTGGACCCTCATGCGCTCAATGCCTGGCAGGTGTTGAGGAATACTGTATACAATGGCAAGCTCATCCGCGATGGGGCCGAATCCATCCTGCAGGCAAGGCCCACTTTCGATTCATTGACCCGCTGGACAAAAACAACCCTGAATTACAATGCCAAAGACCTGTTGCCTGCCTGGGATGCTCTCCTGCAGGCGGCGGAAGCCTGTAAGAACAGCGACGGCTTTCAATATGACCTGGTAGATGTGACCAGGCAGGTGCTGGCGAATTATGCCTTGCCCCTGCAACGGCAGTGGGTAGCGGCTTACAGGAATAAAGATCTGGTGAAGTTTAAACAGCTAAGCAACCAGTTCATCACATTAATGGATGACTTGGACAAGCTGCTGACTACGCGCAAGGATTTCCTGCTGGGGCCCTGGATAGCCGATGCCCGGCGTTGGGGAACTACTAAAACGGAAAAGGCATTGTATGAAAAGAATGCCCGCGATCTCATCACATTATGGGGTGATGCCAACAGCCCCCTCCATGAATATGCCTGCCGCCAGTGGAGTGGCCTGATCAGTGATTTTTACAAACCCCGCTGGCAGCAGTTCTTTGCGAAGGTGGAGCAGGCGCTGGCTGCCGGGAAGGACATCAACGTGGAGGCCTTTCAGCGGGAAATAGCTGCCTGGGAATGGAAATGGGTGAACAAAAGGAAGGACTATGCCTTAAAGCCCGTTGGTGATCCTATTGTCATTGCCCGACAGATTCACCGGAAATACCGGGACATTATCGGGCAGGCGCACCAGGATCGCTAA
- a CDS encoding sodium/sugar symporter — MNKLQTADYIVFLVYFVLVSLYGLFIYLRKKKAVTDSKDFFLAEGSLTWWAIGASLIASNISAEHFIGMSGSGFALGLAISTYEWMAAATLIIVAVFFIPLYLKNKIYTMPQFLAKRYDDKVSTIMAVFWLLVYVFVNLTSIIYLGAIAITSITGISFAWCIAGLSICSVIVTLGGMKVIGYTDVIQVLVLIAGGLITTYLALTLLSEKFGYGTDVLKGLNLLRQQADSHFHMIFKEDHPYYKDLPGLSVLIGGMWINNLNYWGCNQYITQRALGADLKTARNGILFAAFLKLLIPVIAVLPGIAMYVMHQHGMFQQEMTDATGAIKPDHAYPTLMNLLPPGLKGMAFAALTAAVVASLAGKTNSIATIFSLDIYKKYFKKDATEKQVVRTGRWVVIVAMLIGAVVAPALRTLDQAYQFIQEYVGFISPGVLAIFLMGLFWKKTTAAAALAGTLLTIPVSTLLKFLPSWTNGAFPDYPFLDRMTITFVLIIIVMVSISLLKPRQPGPKDSLRSKEQPVIIDKSMFRVSPVFMIGSVIILGILAALYTVFW, encoded by the coding sequence ATGAATAAACTTCAAACTGCTGACTATATTGTTTTCCTGGTATACTTTGTCCTGGTATCACTATATGGATTGTTTATTTACCTGAGAAAGAAAAAAGCCGTTACCGATTCCAAAGACTTCTTCCTCGCCGAAGGTTCACTGACCTGGTGGGCCATTGGCGCGTCTCTCATTGCCTCTAATATTTCTGCGGAACATTTTATTGGTATGTCGGGCTCGGGTTTTGCCCTCGGCCTGGCCATCTCCACGTATGAATGGATGGCAGCAGCTACATTGATCATTGTAGCTGTTTTTTTTATACCCCTGTACCTGAAGAACAAAATTTACACCATGCCCCAGTTCCTGGCGAAGCGGTATGATGACAAGGTGAGTACCATCATGGCTGTTTTCTGGTTGCTGGTATATGTTTTTGTCAACCTGACCTCCATTATCTACCTGGGTGCTATTGCTATTACATCCATTACCGGCATCAGCTTTGCCTGGTGTATAGCGGGGTTAAGTATATGTTCTGTTATTGTTACCCTGGGGGGCATGAAGGTCATCGGCTATACAGATGTCATCCAGGTGCTGGTGCTTATAGCTGGAGGTCTCATCACTACCTATCTGGCGCTTACATTATTGTCGGAAAAATTTGGCTATGGGACCGACGTGCTCAAAGGGCTTAACTTATTACGGCAGCAAGCCGATTCCCATTTCCACATGATCTTTAAGGAAGACCATCCTTACTATAAAGACCTGCCGGGGCTCTCGGTATTGATTGGCGGTATGTGGATCAATAACCTGAACTACTGGGGATGCAATCAATACATCACCCAACGGGCGTTGGGCGCTGACCTCAAAACGGCCCGTAATGGCATTCTGTTTGCGGCCTTCCTTAAATTGCTCATACCGGTCATTGCGGTATTGCCCGGCATTGCCATGTATGTGATGCACCAGCATGGAATGTTTCAGCAGGAGATGACCGATGCTACAGGCGCCATCAAGCCCGACCATGCGTATCCCACTTTGATGAACCTGTTGCCTCCGGGATTAAAAGGAATGGCTTTTGCGGCGTTGACAGCCGCTGTGGTAGCTTCGCTGGCCGGTAAAACCAATAGTATTGCCACCATCTTTTCATTGGACATTTACAAGAAGTACTTTAAAAAAGATGCTACCGAAAAGCAGGTGGTGCGTACAGGCCGGTGGGTAGTTATTGTTGCCATGTTGATCGGGGCGGTGGTAGCGCCCGCCCTGCGTACGCTCGATCAGGCTTACCAGTTTATACAGGAGTATGTAGGTTTTATATCGCCGGGTGTGCTGGCTATTTTCCTCATGGGGCTCTTCTGGAAAAAGACCACGGCCGCTGCTGCGCTGGCCGGCACCTTACTCACCATACCGGTATCTACCTTGCTTAAATTTCTGCCTTCCTGGACCAATGGCGCTTTCCCGGACTATCCTTTCCTGGATCGTATGACCATCACCTTTGTACTTATCATTATAGTGATGGTATCGATCAGTCTGCTCAAGCCACGTCAGCCGGGTCCAAAGGACTCCTTACGGAGCAAAGAACAGCCGGTTATTATTGATAAGTCCATGTTCAGGGTATCGCCGGTATTTATGATCGGCTCGGTGATCATTCTCGGTATCCTGGCTGCGCTGTATACGGTGTTTTGGTAA
- a CDS encoding DUF6817 domain-containing protein, with translation MKLREHIYYLERIGGTTTTHSNRSLNDHLMGTYNILKSWGCREYVCIAGLFHSIYGTKKFKPALVNPENRFDIVKRIGPRAELLTFFFSLITIEVLKNASVKKRRTTLICDSMEIELSNLLYTQLIEISAANFLEQIPHLVNEEGFDYEQYVDGWDWIEGRVSEKINDHIKRSIKGT, from the coding sequence ATGAAACTAAGGGAGCACATATATTATCTTGAGCGGATTGGGGGAACTACCACAACACATAGCAACAGGTCATTAAATGATCATTTAATGGGCACGTACAATATTTTAAAATCATGGGGTTGCCGTGAATACGTGTGCATTGCAGGTTTATTCCACAGTATCTACGGTACGAAAAAATTTAAACCGGCCCTGGTAAATCCAGAAAACCGGTTTGATATCGTAAAACGAATTGGCCCCCGGGCCGAACTACTTACATTTTTCTTTTCATTGATTACAATTGAAGTCTTAAAAAATGCTTCGGTAAAAAAACGCAGAACCACATTGATCTGCGATAGTATGGAAATCGAATTGTCGAATTTGCTGTATACCCAATTGATTGAGATATCGGCGGCCAATTTCCTGGAACAAATACCTCACCTCGTTAACGAGGAGGGTTTTGATTACGAGCAATACGTAGATGGATGGGATTGGATTGAAGGGAGAGTAAGTGAAAAAATAAATGATCATATCAAGAGGTCAATAAAAGGTACTTAA
- a CDS encoding RiPP maturation radical SAM C-methyltransferase: MRNDVLLINMPFAPVVTPSIGLSLIRESLACKKIDVGILYLNLLFAEVTGVSIYSKIACGFPVNHDMLGEWLFSHNLFETRAQDEEFIQEVLLGKNVLHNKTKYNKKKINQRFIKQIMEIKDRTNAFIKEASRMVLDRKPAIVGFTSVFQQQVASLALAKQIKLENKDIKICFGGANNEGVMGVEVIRQFDFVDYVISGEGEDSFTKLVTSILGGSDCDNYPGVISQSNVHIFFSRPPTNARLSGHIDNLPFVTYDDYFEQLSRTKLHKKFSPRILFETSRGCWWGMKNHCTFCGLNGDTMNQRTKSAPRALKEFEHLLKKYPHHEISVVDNILDYNYFKDFIPALIEVRKRTAYNLFYEVKANLTKDQLEKLKQSGITCIQPGIESFCKTTLKLMRKGVSPLQNIQLLKWCKELDMGVEWNVLYGFPYEDIEEYLQVTKLIPLLSHLTPPNSCAPIRLDRFSPNFDQSDVMGFKDIKPYPTYSYIYPFGEESLFNLAYYFTYGYKDYAPDYKNLTPFFSSIKKWRLSHEESALFYCENEDHLLIWDLRPIARHPIYVLSSVSKLIYQYCDKAIRRALLIQKIQEESLFRKASEADINEKLDFLTEHGLIIFYDDHYLSLAVRDTNVMATSKIANKISSLVSIDENSGSQNLTLAETVFA; this comes from the coding sequence ATGAGAAATGATGTATTGTTGATAAATATGCCTTTCGCGCCTGTAGTTACTCCTTCTATAGGTCTTTCGCTGATCAGGGAGTCCTTAGCCTGCAAAAAAATAGATGTTGGGATCTTATATCTGAACCTTCTCTTTGCTGAAGTTACCGGTGTATCCATCTATTCAAAGATAGCTTGCGGATTTCCTGTGAATCACGACATGCTAGGGGAATGGCTTTTTTCACATAACCTGTTCGAAACGCGGGCCCAGGATGAAGAATTTATACAAGAGGTTCTTTTAGGAAAAAATGTTTTACATAACAAAACAAAATATAATAAAAAGAAAATCAACCAGCGCTTTATTAAGCAGATCATGGAGATAAAAGACCGGACTAACGCCTTTATCAAAGAAGCTTCGCGCATGGTTCTGGACAGAAAGCCGGCTATTGTAGGATTCACATCAGTTTTTCAGCAGCAAGTGGCCTCTCTGGCTTTAGCGAAACAGATCAAGTTGGAGAATAAGGACATTAAAATCTGTTTCGGGGGAGCGAACAATGAGGGCGTAATGGGTGTGGAAGTAATCCGTCAATTTGATTTTGTAGATTATGTTATCTCAGGAGAAGGTGAAGATTCTTTTACAAAACTGGTAACGTCTATATTGGGAGGCAGTGACTGCGATAACTATCCGGGTGTCATTTCACAATCTAATGTGCATATTTTTTTCTCACGCCCCCCCACTAATGCAAGACTTTCTGGGCATATCGACAATTTGCCTTTTGTGACATATGACGATTATTTTGAACAATTATCCCGAACAAAGCTGCATAAAAAATTCTCTCCACGGATCCTTTTTGAAACTTCCAGGGGATGCTGGTGGGGTATGAAAAATCATTGCACGTTTTGTGGCCTGAATGGGGATACAATGAATCAACGCACCAAATCCGCTCCCAGGGCTTTAAAAGAGTTTGAGCATCTCCTGAAAAAATATCCACACCATGAAATCTCAGTGGTGGACAACATTCTTGATTACAACTATTTCAAAGATTTTATTCCCGCACTTATCGAGGTCAGGAAAAGAACAGCATATAATCTTTTTTATGAGGTAAAGGCTAACCTGACCAAAGATCAATTGGAAAAACTAAAGCAATCGGGCATTACCTGTATACAACCGGGTATTGAAAGCTTTTGCAAGACAACGCTCAAGTTAATGCGTAAAGGAGTCAGTCCTTTGCAAAATATCCAGTTATTAAAATGGTGTAAAGAATTGGATATGGGAGTGGAATGGAATGTGCTATATGGTTTCCCATATGAAGATATTGAAGAATACCTGCAGGTGACGAAACTCATTCCTCTGTTATCTCATCTAACGCCTCCAAACAGTTGTGCTCCAATCCGCCTGGATCGCTTCAGTCCTAATTTTGACCAGTCGGACGTGATGGGCTTTAAAGACATAAAGCCCTATCCTACCTATAGCTATATATATCCCTTCGGAGAAGAATCTTTATTCAATCTGGCTTACTACTTTACTTATGGATATAAAGATTACGCACCCGATTACAAAAATTTAACCCCCTTTTTTTCCAGTATTAAAAAATGGCGGCTATCCCACGAGGAATCTGCTTTGTTCTATTGCGAAAATGAAGACCACTTATTGATATGGGACCTCAGACCCATTGCGCGGCATCCGATCTATGTTTTATCATCCGTATCGAAACTGATCTATCAGTATTGTGATAAAGCTATTCGCAGGGCACTGCTTATTCAGAAAATACAGGAAGAATCACTATTTAGAAAAGCCTCTGAAGCAGATATAAATGAAAAACTGGATTTCCTTACAGAGCACGGATTAATAATATTCTATGATGATCATTATCTAAGTCTTGCTGTAAGAGATACCAATGTAATGGCAACTTCAAAAATAGCTAATAAGATCAGCAGTTTGGTAAGCATTGATGAAAATTCAGGCTCGCAGAATTTGACGCTGGCAGAAACTGTTTTTGCTTAG